A portion of the Marinobacter alexandrii genome contains these proteins:
- a CDS encoding potassium channel family protein, with amino-acid sequence MIFFQTIKSFLQDKEYRDLLLTGIAILIIGTLAYHELEGWSYLDSFYFSFITLTTIGFGDFAPQTDGGKIFTILYITIGVGIILSFVNTLYLHYSKSIKKKKKGK; translated from the coding sequence ATGATTTTCTTTCAAACAATTAAATCTTTTCTTCAAGACAAAGAATATCGAGATTTACTCCTTACTGGAATAGCTATCCTAATTATTGGGACATTAGCATATCATGAATTGGAAGGCTGGAGCTACCTGGATTCTTTCTACTTCTCGTTTATCACACTTACAACCATAGGGTTTGGAGATTTTGCACCTCAAACTGACGGTGGGAAAATTTTCACAATTTTGTATATCACGATCGGTGTTGGAATTATTCTCTCTTTCGTAAACACACTCTACCTCCATTATAGCAAGTCCATCAAAAAGAAGAAAAAGGGTAAATAA